The proteins below are encoded in one region of Streptomyces ficellus:
- a CDS encoding CGNR zinc finger domain-containing protein, producing MLIPHDTRIALDTVVDLMNTAPEGGRGDGLGDVSALYAFVRSHDISGVGDLGEQDLRAVRDVRKRFTDVFAAPDTRTASELINQLVAAAGTTPQLTDHDGYDWHVHYFAPGASVADHLAADCGMALAFIVVAGERDRLRHCEAPDCGRAFVDLSRNRSRRYCDSRTCGNRLHVAAYRARRKESAAG from the coding sequence GTGCTGATCCCCCACGACACCCGGATCGCGCTCGACACCGTCGTCGATCTGATGAACACCGCGCCGGAAGGCGGGCGCGGTGACGGCCTCGGGGACGTGAGCGCGCTGTACGCCTTCGTGCGGAGCCACGACATCAGCGGGGTCGGTGACCTCGGCGAGCAGGACCTGCGGGCCGTACGCGACGTACGAAAACGATTCACCGACGTCTTCGCGGCCCCCGACACCCGCACCGCGTCCGAGCTGATCAACCAGCTCGTGGCCGCCGCGGGCACCACGCCCCAGCTGACCGACCACGACGGCTACGACTGGCACGTGCACTACTTCGCGCCGGGCGCCTCGGTGGCCGACCACCTGGCCGCGGACTGCGGCATGGCGCTGGCGTTCATCGTGGTCGCCGGCGAGCGCGACCGGCTGCGGCACTGCGAGGCGCCCGACTGCGGGCGGGCCTTCGTCGACCTGTCCCGGAACCGGTCGCGCCGCTACTGCGACAGCCGTACCTGCGGTAACCGGCTCCACGTGGCGGCCTACCGGGCGCGCCGCAAGGAGTCGGCGGCCGGCTGA
- a CDS encoding SsgA family sporulation/cell division regulator, whose protein sequence is MNTTVSCELHLRLVVSSESSLPVPAGLRYDTADPYAVHATFHTGAEETVEWVFARDLLAEGLHRPTGTGDVRVWPSRSHGQGVVCIALSSPEGEALLEAPARALESFLKRTDAAVPPGTEHRHFDLDTELSHILAES, encoded by the coding sequence ATGAACACCACGGTCAGCTGCGAGCTGCACCTGCGCCTCGTTGTATCCAGCGAGTCCTCACTGCCTGTACCGGCGGGCCTGCGGTATGACACGGCCGATCCCTATGCCGTGCACGCCACCTTCCACACCGGAGCCGAGGAGACGGTCGAGTGGGTCTTCGCCCGCGACCTTCTCGCCGAAGGGCTCCACCGCCCGACGGGCACCGGCGACGTCAGAGTCTGGCCGTCCCGCAGCCACGGTCAGGGCGTCGTCTGCATCGCGCTGAGCTCCCCGGAGGGCGAAGCCCTGCTCGAGGCCCCGGCGCGGGCCCTGGAGTCGTTCCTGAAGCGGACCGACGCCGCGGTGCCCCCCGGCACCGAACACCGTCACTTCGACCTCGACACGGAGCTCTCGCACATCCTGGCCGAAAGCTGA
- a CDS encoding TIGR02611 family protein, producing the protein MNAESDERRRVTPPVTTAPATGDVTEEVAAEPPLGSRAPDFIKARRTLHVSWQVGVFVVGLAVVAAGAAMLVLPGPGWVVIFGGMAIWATEFVWAQLVLRWTKRKVTEAAQRALDPKVRRRNIILTTVGLVIVAALAAVYLWKYGLTLPWNIARQ; encoded by the coding sequence ATGAATGCGGAGAGTGACGAGCGGCGCAGGGTCACCCCACCGGTGACCACGGCGCCCGCGACGGGGGACGTGACGGAAGAGGTGGCCGCCGAACCACCCCTCGGTTCGCGGGCGCCCGACTTCATCAAGGCGCGCAGGACACTCCATGTCAGCTGGCAGGTCGGCGTCTTCGTCGTCGGCCTCGCGGTCGTGGCCGCGGGTGCCGCGATGCTGGTCCTGCCGGGGCCCGGCTGGGTCGTGATCTTCGGCGGCATGGCGATCTGGGCGACCGAGTTCGTGTGGGCGCAGCTGGTGCTGCGCTGGACGAAGCGGAAGGTGACGGAGGCCGCGCAGCGGGCACTCGACCCGAAGGTGCGGCGGCGCAACATCATCCTCACCACCGTCGGCCTCGTGATCGTCGCCGCGCTGGCCGCGGTCTACCTGTGGAAGTACGGGCTCACGCTGCCCTGGAACATCGCCCGCCAATGA
- a CDS encoding SCO7613 C-terminal domain-containing membrane protein, with amino-acid sequence MNTVPPPAEELVIINRELALLDARRSHLLARRAWLLSVLNAPAAPARPGAAPAKDAPPRSAQNVLLTLGGVLLAVAAVAFTLVSWGHLGIGGRSAVLFTVTAGALAAPVVLLRRRLASTAESVASLGLLLTVLDAYAVHRVAAPDTGALGYAAGASAVLAALWAVYGAVARGLRVPRPVAVVAAQLPLPLWALASDTGALTVGWALLVTASLDVLGALRARPGAGLRVVACVTACVSGGWAVLVAGWLSVAPGGAGPAALLLAAAAPALYGAWRVGTGSQAWAVTWAAVAGLLAVAGGGGLLREVLPGSWTAPVYLLVAVAVAAVAVRGGVPRAVGRGLAGASAGAQALALAWALPLVAAAVTGVRPGLPWAVAVVPVTVAGVLACLPSLEARCGTLALAWAAGMALPEALALPHAATLGAQLVLTAGFLALAVRPSAAAARLSGDREAEGPLGGVALGGALLGAVVVAAGAWRTETAAVVVLGSLTGLLAGAAVLGAGPRRTVSACAAVVAGTGLVGAVAAAVELPAHLTGVALLAVPVVTAAVGSGLRRHPVAVPVELAGTAAGALAVGLASARPAVLALVLGLGGVVAAATAVRSERRPAAGYAATALFVAAAWVRLAASGVSAPEAYALPVAVPALAVGVLRARRDPEASSWTAYGPGLAAALLPSLFAAWGDTGWPRPLLLGLVALAVTLAGARLRLQAPLLLGGAVLALVALHELAPYVAQAVGALPRWLPPALAGLLLLAVGATYEQRLRDARRLRDTLGRMG; translated from the coding sequence ATGAACACTGTGCCGCCACCGGCCGAGGAGCTGGTGATCATCAACCGTGAACTGGCGCTGCTCGACGCCCGGAGAAGTCACCTGCTGGCCCGCAGGGCGTGGCTGCTGAGCGTGCTGAACGCCCCGGCCGCCCCAGCGCGCCCGGGGGCGGCGCCTGCCAAGGACGCCCCGCCGCGCAGCGCGCAGAACGTGCTGCTGACGCTGGGCGGTGTGCTGCTGGCGGTCGCCGCGGTCGCCTTCACCCTGGTCAGCTGGGGCCACCTGGGCATCGGAGGCCGCTCGGCGGTGCTCTTCACGGTGACGGCCGGCGCACTGGCCGCGCCGGTGGTGCTGCTGCGCCGGCGCCTGGCGTCGACGGCGGAGTCGGTCGCGTCCCTGGGCCTGCTGCTGACGGTGCTGGACGCGTACGCGGTCCACCGGGTGGCGGCCCCGGACACCGGAGCGCTCGGGTACGCGGCGGGCGCTTCTGCGGTGCTGGCGGCGCTGTGGGCGGTGTACGGGGCGGTCGCCCGCGGGCTGCGGGTTCCGCGGCCGGTGGCGGTGGTGGCGGCGCAACTGCCGTTGCCCCTCTGGGCGCTGGCGTCGGACACGGGTGCGCTGACGGTGGGCTGGGCGCTGCTGGTGACGGCCTCGCTCGACGTGCTGGGGGCGCTGCGGGCACGGCCGGGTGCCGGACTGCGGGTGGTGGCGTGCGTGACGGCCTGCGTGTCGGGCGGCTGGGCGGTGCTGGTCGCGGGCTGGCTGTCGGTGGCGCCGGGCGGGGCCGGACCGGCCGCGCTGCTCCTGGCGGCTGCGGCGCCCGCGCTGTACGGGGCGTGGCGCGTCGGCACGGGGTCGCAGGCCTGGGCCGTCACGTGGGCGGCCGTGGCGGGGCTGCTCGCGGTCGCCGGTGGCGGCGGGCTGCTGCGGGAGGTGCTGCCGGGGTCGTGGACGGCGCCCGTGTACCTGCTCGTCGCCGTGGCGGTCGCCGCGGTCGCGGTCCGCGGCGGGGTGCCGCGTGCGGTGGGGCGCGGCCTGGCGGGTGCTTCCGCGGGAGCGCAGGCGCTGGCCCTGGCGTGGGCACTGCCCCTGGTGGCGGCCGCGGTGACGGGCGTCCGGCCGGGTCTGCCGTGGGCGGTGGCGGTCGTGCCGGTGACGGTCGCCGGGGTGCTCGCGTGCCTGCCGTCGCTGGAGGCGCGCTGCGGGACGCTGGCCCTGGCCTGGGCGGCGGGCATGGCCCTGCCGGAGGCGCTGGCCCTGCCGCACGCGGCGACGCTGGGGGCGCAGCTCGTGCTGACGGCCGGGTTCCTGGCCCTGGCGGTACGCCCGTCGGCGGCCGCCGCCCGCCTGTCCGGGGACCGTGAGGCGGAGGGTCCGCTCGGCGGGGTCGCGCTCGGCGGGGCGCTGCTGGGCGCGGTGGTCGTCGCGGCCGGGGCGTGGCGCACGGAGACGGCGGCGGTCGTCGTGCTGGGCTCGCTGACGGGGCTCCTGGCGGGCGCGGCGGTCCTGGGTGCGGGTCCGCGCCGGACGGTCTCGGCGTGCGCGGCCGTGGTGGCGGGCACCGGCCTGGTGGGCGCCGTCGCGGCGGCGGTGGAGCTGCCGGCGCACCTGACGGGCGTGGCGCTGCTGGCGGTGCCGGTCGTGACGGCGGCGGTGGGGTCGGGGCTGCGGCGCCACCCGGTCGCCGTGCCGGTCGAGCTGGCGGGCACCGCGGCGGGGGCGCTGGCGGTCGGGCTCGCGTCCGCCCGCCCGGCGGTCCTGGCCCTGGTGCTGGGCCTCGGCGGCGTCGTGGCCGCGGCGACGGCGGTACGTTCCGAGCGGCGCCCCGCGGCCGGGTACGCGGCGACGGCACTGTTCGTGGCGGCGGCGTGGGTGCGGCTGGCCGCGTCGGGGGTATCCGCCCCGGAGGCGTACGCCCTGCCGGTCGCGGTGCCCGCGCTGGCGGTGGGCGTGCTGCGCGCCCGCCGCGACCCGGAGGCGTCGTCGTGGACGGCGTACGGCCCGGGGCTGGCGGCCGCCCTGCTGCCGAGCCTGTTCGCGGCGTGGGGCGACACCGGCTGGCCGCGCCCGCTGCTGCTCGGGCTGGTCGCGCTCGCCGTCACCCTCGCGGGCGCCCGGCTGCGGCTGCAGGCGCCGCTGCTGCTGGGCGGGGCGGTCCTGGCCCTGGTCGCGCTGCACGAGCTGGCGCCGTACGTGGCTCAGGCGGTCGGCGCCCTGCCCCGCTGGCTGCCGCCTGCGCTGGCCGGTCTGCTGCTGCTCGCGGTGGGCGCCACGTACGAGCAGCGGCTGCGCGACGCCCGGCGGCTGCGCGACACCCTGGGCCGGATGGGCTGA
- a CDS encoding SRPBCC family protein has protein sequence MNWCHYRFRSVWDLPAAPDTVYAVLERPDAYPSWWPQVREATRTDERSGTARIRSFLPYDLVVTLTERRRDPVAHVLETALAGDVEGWARWTLTAPEAGRTRAVYEQEVDVQRPLLRRLALPARPLFTANHALMMRAGRRGLVAHLDTV, from the coding sequence ATGAACTGGTGCCACTACCGTTTCCGCAGCGTCTGGGACCTGCCCGCCGCGCCGGACACCGTCTACGCCGTCCTGGAGCGGCCCGACGCGTACCCCTCCTGGTGGCCACAGGTGCGCGAGGCGACCCGGACCGACGAGCGCTCCGGCACCGCGCGCATCCGGTCCTTCCTCCCGTACGACCTCGTCGTCACCCTCACCGAGCGGCGCCGGGACCCGGTCGCGCACGTCCTGGAGACCGCGCTCGCCGGTGACGTCGAGGGGTGGGCCCGGTGGACGCTCACCGCACCGGAGGCCGGCCGTACACGAGCCGTCTACGAGCAGGAGGTCGACGTCCAACGGCCGCTGCTGCGCCGCCTCGCGCTGCCCGCCCGTCCCCTCTTCACCGCCAACCACGCGCTGATGATGCGGGCGGGGCGCCGGGGGCTGGTCGCGCACCTGGATACGGTTTGA
- a CDS encoding 3'-5' exonuclease: protein MTLWYEGPLAAFDTETTGVDVERDRIVSAAVVVQDAAGGRVRSTRWLVNPGIPVPRAATEVHGLTDDHLQRNGRWPSPVVEEIARQLAEHCAAGRPLVVMNAPFDLTLLDRELRRHRASSLSRYLQNVPLCVLDPRVLDKHLDRYRKGRRTLTDLCAQYEVALDGAHDAAADATAALEVVRAVGRRFAARMERLSPAELHTLQAVWHAAQARGLQAWFARNGSEEAVDPAWPLRPEVPAAAA, encoded by the coding sequence ATGACGCTCTGGTACGAGGGGCCCCTGGCCGCATTCGACACGGAGACCACAGGAGTTGACGTCGAACGGGACCGGATCGTTTCGGCCGCCGTCGTCGTCCAGGACGCGGCGGGCGGACGGGTCCGGTCCACCCGCTGGCTGGTCAATCCGGGCATACCGGTGCCGCGCGCGGCGACCGAGGTGCACGGGCTGACGGACGATCACCTTCAGCGCAACGGCCGCTGGCCCTCACCCGTGGTGGAGGAGATAGCGCGGCAGCTGGCCGAGCACTGCGCGGCGGGCCGGCCGCTGGTGGTGATGAACGCGCCGTTCGACCTGACGCTGCTCGACCGCGAACTGCGGCGGCACCGCGCCTCGTCGCTGTCGCGGTACCTGCAGAACGTCCCGTTGTGCGTGCTGGACCCGCGGGTGCTGGACAAGCACCTGGACCGGTACCGCAAGGGACGTCGCACCCTGACGGACCTGTGCGCCCAGTACGAGGTGGCGCTGGACGGCGCGCACGACGCGGCGGCGGACGCGACCGCGGCCCTGGAGGTCGTACGGGCGGTGGGGCGCCGGTTCGCGGCCCGCATGGAGAGGCTGTCGCCGGCGGAGCTGCACACCCTGCAGGCGGTGTGGCACGCGGCCCAGGCGCGGGGTCTCCAGGCGTGGTTCGCGCGCAACGGTTCGGAGGAGGCGGTGGATCCGGCGTGGCCACTGCGACCCGAGGTACCGGCCGCGGCCGCCTGA
- a CDS encoding DUF4365 domain-containing protein, protein MALTQPEPGGLLPERIAPLRGALATTACMETLQVGYLHAVAAAAGCSLSQPFPDNGIDWHVSHSAPAHTVDDEVTIKVQLKCTYQIPPPAARPEFSFTLDNDHLVKLARTPVSVHKILVVMIVPRTREDWLRAGHDRLDLRHCCYWTNLAGHPVTGRRRTTVRIPTHRIFDDRALCEIMTRVGAGGRP, encoded by the coding sequence ATGGCGCTCACGCAGCCCGAACCCGGTGGGCTGCTGCCCGAGCGGATCGCACCGCTGCGGGGCGCGCTCGCCACCACCGCCTGCATGGAGACCCTTCAGGTGGGCTACCTCCACGCGGTCGCGGCCGCCGCCGGGTGCTCGCTCTCCCAGCCCTTTCCGGACAACGGCATCGACTGGCACGTCAGCCACAGCGCCCCCGCGCACACCGTGGACGACGAGGTCACCATCAAGGTGCAGCTCAAGTGCACCTATCAGATCCCGCCCCCGGCCGCGCGGCCCGAGTTCTCCTTCACCCTCGACAACGACCACCTGGTGAAGCTGGCCCGCACCCCGGTCTCGGTGCACAAGATCCTGGTCGTGATGATCGTCCCCCGGACCCGGGAGGACTGGCTGCGCGCCGGACACGACCGTCTCGACCTGCGGCACTGCTGCTACTGGACCAACCTCGCGGGCCACCCGGTCACCGGCAGGCGCCGCACCACCGTGCGCATACCTACCCATCGGATATTCGACGACCGGGCGCTCTGCGAGATCATGACCCGGGTCGGGGCGGGAGGAAGACCCTGA
- the thrS gene encoding threonine--tRNA ligase: MSDVRVIIQRDSEREERVVTPGTTAADLFAGERTVVAARVADELKDLAYEIKDGETVEPVEISSEDGLNILRHSTAHVMAQAVQELFPEAKLGIGPPVKDGFYYDFDVERPFTPDDLKAIEKKMQEIQKRGQRFSRRVVSDEAAREELAGEPYKLELIGIKGSASSDDGADVEVGGGELTIYDNLDAKTGELCWKDLCRGPHLPTTRNIPAFKLMRNAAAYWRGSEKNPMLQRIYGTAWPSKDELKAHLDFLAEAEKRDHRRLGSELDLFSIPDQIGSGLAVFHPRGGIIRRVMEDYSRRRHEEEGYEFVYTPHATKGKLFETSGHLDWYADGMYPPMQLDEGVDYYLKPMNCPMHNLVFDARGRSYRELPLRLFEFGTVYRYEKSGVVHGLTRARGFTQDDAHIYCTKEQMAEELDKTLTFVLNLLRDYGLNDFYLELSTKDPEKFVGSDEIWEEATETLRQVAEKQGLPLTPDPGGAAFYGPKISVQAKDAIGRTWQMSTVQLDFNLPERFNLEYTAPDGSRQRPVMIHRALFGSIERFFAVLLEHYAGAMPPWLAPVQAVGIPIGDAHVGYLQEFAAEAKKKGLRVEVDASSDRMQKKIRNHQKLKVPFMIIVGDDDMNAGTVSFRYRDGSQENGIPRDEALAKLADVVERRVQV, encoded by the coding sequence GTGTCAGACGTCCGTGTGATCATCCAACGCGATTCCGAGCGGGAAGAGCGCGTGGTGACGCCGGGCACTACGGCCGCCGACCTCTTCGCCGGTGAGCGCACCGTCGTGGCCGCCCGGGTCGCGGACGAGCTGAAGGACCTCGCGTACGAGATCAAGGACGGCGAGACCGTCGAGCCGGTCGAGATCTCCTCCGAGGACGGCTTGAACATCCTGCGGCACTCCACCGCGCACGTCATGGCGCAGGCCGTGCAGGAGCTGTTCCCCGAGGCCAAGCTGGGCATCGGCCCGCCGGTCAAGGACGGCTTCTACTATGACTTCGACGTCGAGCGCCCCTTCACTCCCGATGACCTCAAGGCCATCGAGAAGAAGATGCAGGAGATCCAGAAGCGCGGCCAGCGCTTCTCCCGCCGCGTGGTCAGCGACGAGGCCGCCCGCGAGGAGCTGGCGGGCGAGCCGTACAAGCTGGAGCTCATCGGCATCAAGGGATCCGCGTCCAGCGACGACGGCGCGGACGTCGAGGTGGGCGGCGGCGAGCTGACCATCTACGACAACCTCGACGCCAAGACCGGTGAGCTGTGCTGGAAGGACCTCTGCCGCGGCCCGCACCTGCCCACCACCCGGAACATCCCGGCGTTCAAGCTGATGCGCAACGCCGCCGCGTACTGGCGGGGCAGCGAGAAGAACCCGATGCTCCAGCGCATCTACGGCACCGCGTGGCCGTCGAAGGACGAGCTGAAGGCCCACCTGGACTTCCTCGCCGAGGCCGAGAAGCGCGACCACCGCCGCCTCGGCAGCGAGCTGGACCTCTTCTCCATCCCGGACCAGATCGGCTCCGGCCTCGCCGTCTTCCACCCCCGAGGCGGCATCATCCGCCGGGTCATGGAGGACTACTCGCGGCGCCGCCACGAGGAAGAGGGGTACGAGTTCGTCTACACCCCGCACGCCACCAAGGGCAAGCTCTTCGAGACCTCGGGCCACCTGGACTGGTACGCCGACGGCATGTACCCGCCCATGCAGCTCGACGAGGGCGTGGACTACTACCTCAAGCCCATGAACTGCCCGATGCACAACCTGGTCTTCGACGCGCGCGGCCGCTCCTACCGCGAGCTGCCGCTGCGCCTGTTCGAGTTCGGGACGGTGTACCGGTACGAGAAGTCCGGCGTCGTGCACGGCCTGACCCGCGCCCGTGGCTTCACCCAGGACGACGCGCACATCTACTGCACCAAGGAGCAGATGGCGGAGGAGCTCGACAAGACGCTCACCTTCGTCCTGAACCTGCTGCGCGACTACGGCCTGAACGACTTCTACCTGGAGCTGTCCACCAAGGACCCCGAGAAGTTCGTCGGCTCGGACGAGATCTGGGAGGAGGCCACCGAGACCCTGCGCCAGGTGGCCGAGAAGCAGGGCCTTCCCCTGACCCCGGACCCGGGCGGCGCCGCCTTCTACGGCCCGAAGATCTCCGTCCAGGCCAAGGACGCCATCGGCCGGACCTGGCAGATGTCGACCGTCCAGCTCGACTTCAACCTGCCGGAGCGGTTCAACCTGGAGTACACCGCGCCGGACGGCTCCCGCCAGCGGCCGGTCATGATCCACCGCGCCCTGTTCGGCTCCATCGAGCGCTTCTTCGCGGTCCTGCTGGAGCACTACGCGGGCGCCATGCCGCCGTGGCTGGCCCCGGTCCAGGCGGTCGGCATCCCGATCGGCGACGCGCACGTGGGGTACCTCCAGGAGTTCGCCGCCGAGGCGAAGAAGAAGGGCCTGCGTGTCGAGGTGGACGCCTCATCGGACCGGATGCAGAAGAAGATCCGCAACCACCAGAAGCTGAAGGTGCCCTTCATGATCATCGTCGGTGACGACGACATGAACGCCGGCACGGTCTCCTTCCGCTACCGGGACGGTTCGCAGGAGAACGGCATCCCGCGCGACGAGGCCCTCGCCAAGCTCGCCGACGTGGTGGAGCGCCGCGTACAGGTCTGA
- a CDS encoding HIT family protein, with protein sequence MLARMTTEPEQQIGVGTPDAFQRLWTPHRMAYIQGENKPTGPGAGDGCPFCTLPAKSDEDGLIVARGESVYAVLNLYPYNGGHLMVVPFRHVADYTELDDAETAELALLTKQAMTALRAASGAHGFNIGMNQGASAGAGIAAHLHQHIVPRWGGDTNFMPVVGHTKVLPQLLGDTRRMLAEAWPAASA encoded by the coding sequence ATGCTGGCTCGCATGACGACTGAGCCGGAGCAGCAGATCGGAGTCGGGACGCCTGACGCGTTCCAGCGCCTGTGGACGCCCCACCGGATGGCGTACATCCAGGGGGAGAACAAGCCGACCGGTCCCGGCGCCGGCGACGGCTGCCCGTTCTGCACCCTCCCGGCCAAGTCCGACGAGGACGGGCTGATCGTCGCCAGGGGCGAGAGCGTGTACGCGGTGCTCAACCTGTACCCGTACAACGGCGGCCACCTCATGGTCGTCCCGTTCCGGCACGTGGCCGACTACACGGAGCTGGACGACGCCGAGACCGCCGAGCTGGCGCTGCTGACCAAGCAGGCGATGACCGCGCTGCGGGCCGCCTCCGGGGCGCACGGCTTCAACATCGGCATGAACCAGGGCGCGTCGGCGGGCGCCGGCATCGCCGCCCACCTGCACCAGCACATCGTTCCCCGCTGGGGCGGCGACACCAACTTCATGCCGGTCGTCGGCCACACCAAGGTGCTGCCGCAGCTCCTCGGCGACACCCGGCGGATGCTCGCCGAGGCGTGGCCCGCGGCGTCCGCCTGA
- a CDS encoding elongation factor G-like protein EF-G2 codes for MGDKANAHPGAAGRAITADQPSSVRNVVLVGHSGSGKTTLVEALALTAGAVNRAGRVEDGGTVSDYDEIEHRQQRSVQLSLVPLEWGGCKINLLDTPGYADFVGELRAGLRAADAALFVVSAAQEADAVAGSCRMVWEECAAVGMPRAIVVTHLDTARVDFDELTRVLARIFGGDDPDAILPLYVPVLGPQTPDGHAPATGLIGLLTQKIFDYSSGERQENPPDDAQRPLIAEARNRLIEGIIAESEDESLMDRYLGGEEIDLKTLVDDLEKAVARGSFHPVLAAAPAASGGKQGLGTVELLDLITRGFPTPLEREAPAVTTPQGAARPPITCDPAGPLVAEVVKTSSDPYVGRISLVRVFSGTLRPDETVHVSGHGLADRGHEDRASHEADERIGALSAPFGKHQRQLNHAIAGDLACVGKLSRAETGDTLSAKDDPLLMEPWTMPDPLLPLAIEAHSKADEDKLSQGLARLVAEDPAMRLEQNQDTHQVVLWCLGEAHKDVALERLRKRYGVQVDVVPHKVSLRETFGDRSSGRGRHVKQSGGHGQYAICEIDVEPLPPGSGIEFVDKVVGGAVPRQFIPSVEKGVRAQAAKGVAAGYPLVDVRVTLLDGKAHSVDSSDAAFQTAGALALREAAADARINLLEPVAEVQVLVPDEYVGPVMSDLSGRRGRVVGTEQAGQGRTLVRADVPEIEIGRYAVDLRSISHGTGRFDRAYARHEAMPPQVADRVRERVGS; via the coding sequence ATGGGCGACAAGGCGAACGCACACCCCGGGGCCGCCGGCAGGGCTATAACGGCCGACCAGCCCTCATCGGTACGGAACGTGGTGCTGGTCGGCCACAGCGGATCCGGCAAGACGACCCTGGTCGAGGCCCTCGCGCTGACGGCAGGAGCGGTCAACCGGGCGGGCCGGGTCGAGGACGGCGGCACGGTCTCCGACTACGACGAGATCGAGCACCGCCAGCAACGCTCCGTACAACTGTCCCTCGTCCCACTCGAATGGGGCGGCTGCAAGATCAATCTGCTGGACACTCCCGGATACGCCGACTTCGTCGGGGAGCTGAGGGCCGGTCTGCGCGCCGCGGACGCGGCCCTCTTCGTCGTCTCGGCCGCGCAGGAGGCCGACGCGGTCGCCGGGTCCTGCCGGATGGTGTGGGAGGAGTGCGCGGCGGTCGGCATGCCGCGCGCCATCGTCGTCACGCACCTCGACACCGCGCGCGTCGACTTCGACGAGCTGACCCGGGTCCTCGCCCGGATCTTCGGCGGTGACGACCCCGACGCGATCCTCCCGCTGTACGTCCCCGTCCTCGGCCCGCAGACGCCCGACGGGCACGCTCCCGCGACCGGGCTGATCGGCCTGCTGACCCAGAAGATCTTCGACTACTCCTCCGGGGAGCGGCAGGAGAACCCGCCCGACGACGCCCAGCGGCCCCTCATCGCGGAGGCCCGCAACCGCCTCATCGAGGGGATCATCGCCGAGAGCGAGGACGAGTCGCTCATGGACCGCTACCTCGGCGGTGAGGAGATCGACCTCAAGACGCTCGTCGACGACCTGGAGAAGGCCGTGGCGCGGGGCAGCTTCCACCCGGTCCTCGCCGCCGCACCCGCCGCGTCCGGCGGCAAGCAGGGCCTGGGCACGGTCGAGCTGCTGGACCTGATCACCCGTGGCTTCCCCACGCCCCTGGAGCGCGAGGCGCCCGCCGTCACCACCCCGCAGGGCGCCGCGCGCCCCCCGATCACCTGCGATCCGGCCGGGCCGCTCGTCGCCGAGGTCGTCAAGACGTCCTCCGACCCGTACGTCGGCCGGATCTCGCTGGTGCGGGTCTTCTCCGGCACCCTCCGTCCGGACGAGACCGTCCACGTATCCGGGCACGGCCTCGCCGACCGCGGCCACGAGGACCGTGCCTCCCACGAAGCGGACGAGCGGATCGGTGCCCTGTCCGCGCCCTTCGGCAAGCACCAGCGGCAGCTGAACCACGCGATCGCCGGCGACCTGGCCTGTGTCGGGAAGCTGTCCCGCGCCGAGACCGGTGACACGCTGTCCGCCAAGGACGACCCGCTCCTGATGGAGCCCTGGACGATGCCCGACCCCCTCCTCCCGCTCGCCATCGAGGCGCACAGCAAGGCGGACGAGGACAAGCTGTCCCAGGGGCTCGCCCGGCTCGTCGCCGAGGACCCGGCCATGCGCCTGGAGCAGAACCAGGACACCCACCAGGTCGTCCTGTGGTGCCTGGGTGAGGCGCACAAGGACGTGGCGCTGGAGCGGCTGCGCAAACGGTACGGCGTCCAGGTCGACGTCGTACCGCACAAGGTGTCGCTGCGCGAGACGTTCGGCGACAGGTCGTCGGGGCGCGGGCGGCACGTCAAGCAGTCGGGCGGGCACGGGCAGTACGCCATCTGCGAGATCGACGTGGAGCCGCTGCCGCCCGGTTCCGGCATCGAGTTCGTCGACAAGGTCGTCGGCGGGGCGGTGCCGCGCCAGTTCATCCCCTCCGTGGAGAAGGGCGTACGCGCCCAGGCCGCCAAGGGTGTCGCCGCGGGCTATCCGCTCGTCGACGTCCGCGTGACCCTCCTCGACGGCAAGGCCCACTCGGTCGACTCCTCCGACGCGGCCTTCCAGACGGCCGGCGCCCTCGCGCTGCGCGAGGCGGCGGCGGACGCCCGGATCAACCTCCTCGAACCGGTCGCCGAGGTCCAGGTCCTCGTACCGGACGAGTACGTCGGCCCCGTGATGAGCGACCTGTCCGGCCGGCGCGGACGCGTCGTCGGCACCGAACAGGCGGGGCAGGGCCGGACGCTCGTACGGGCCGACGTGCCGGAGATCGAGATCGGACGGTACGCCGTCGACCTCCGCTCCATCTCGCACGGCACGGGCCGCTTCGACCGCGCCTACGCCCGCCACGAGGCCATGCCGCCGCAGGTCGCCGACAGGGTCCGCGAACGCGTCGGGAGCTGA